In the Opitutaceae bacterium genome, one interval contains:
- the hisI gene encoding phosphoribosyl-AMP cyclohydrolase, with product MNTTLIHPRADRSAIETGLQFQPKFDADGLIPCITADAVSGDVLMFAFMNREALERTMTTGKATYYSRSRGKLWMKGEESGNRLSVVEMRIDCDQDVILLRVDPGTGAACHNGFRSCFYRQVRPDGSLVMIGGDRLFDPAEIYGKK from the coding sequence ATGAATACAACCCTCATTCATCCCCGCGCCGACCGGTCCGCCATCGAGACCGGCCTGCAATTCCAGCCCAAGTTTGATGCCGACGGGCTCATCCCCTGCATCACGGCGGATGCCGTTTCCGGCGACGTCCTCATGTTCGCCTTCATGAACCGGGAAGCGCTCGAACGGACGATGACGACCGGCAAGGCCACCTACTACAGTCGTTCCCGCGGCAAGCTCTGGATGAAAGGCGAGGAGTCCGGCAACCGGCTCTCCGTGGTGGAAATGCGGATCGACTGCGATCAGGACGTCATCCTGCTGCGGGTGGATCCGGGCACCGGAGCGGCCTGTCACAATGGATTCCGTTCCTGCTTCTACCGGCAGGTCCGGCCCGACGGTTCGCTCGTCATGATCGGCGGTGACCGTCTTTTTGATCCGGCCGAGATCTACGGGAAAAAGTAG